Proteins co-encoded in one Arachis stenosperma cultivar V10309 chromosome 7, arast.V10309.gnm1.PFL2, whole genome shotgun sequence genomic window:
- the LOC130940204 gene encoding uncharacterized protein LOC130940204, which produces MAAPPRTGRLFQDTNAYAPRKVRVSGRKPLSDVSNNAGNKPLDASAKPSVSVTRPSKQIIKSNLDNNNNNNISVIMNDGAVFVSSSAKAKNLESSNIRTANNTASGKSKTGGGGSRKVLSDISNTGKLPLLEIKEKKTLKSLREEEPLFPTAIGEEMCRHDHRRCVEAQSKALDFRFIMNDCFRDLKVSAEPPLNIKIESESEHWESDEEPELSIPEGQSRMWHWSGISSPEHCNNEEHLELPSSPVNFELRE; this is translated from the exons ATGGCAGCGCCACCACGAACTGGGCGCTTGTTTCAAGACACCAACGCCTACG CTCCCAGGAAAGTTAGGGTTTCGGGAAGAAAGCCTCTTTCTGATGTATCCAATAATGCAGGGAACAAACCCCTCGATGCCTCAGCCAAACCCTCTGTTTCGGTTACTCGTCCATCCAAACAGATTATTAAGTCTAATCtcgataataataataataataacatctCTGTTATTATGAACGATGGAGCCgtttttgtttcttcttctgCAAAGGCAAAGAATCTTGAATCCAGTAACATCAGGACAGCGAATAACACGGCTTCTGGGAAATCGAAGACCGGTGGTGGTGGCAGTAGGAAGGTTCTTTCTGACATTTCAAACACAGGGAAGTTGCCTCTTCTGGAGATAAAGGAAAAGAAAACCCTGAAGTCATTGAGAGAGGAGGAACCTCTTTTTCCTACTGCAATTGGTGAAGAGATGTGCCGGCACGATCATCGGAGGTGTGTCGAAGCACAATCTAAGGCTCTGGATTTTCGCTTCATAATGAATG ATTGTTTTAGGGACTTGAAGGTTTCAGCTGAACCACCTTTGAATATCAAAATTGAG TCTGAGAGCGAGCACTGGGAATCTGACGAGGAACCTGAGCTGTCGATTCCTGAAGGGCAGTCCCGGATGTGGCATTGGAGTGGGATCAGCTCTCCAGAACACTGCAACAATGAAGAACACTTGGAACTGCCTTCAAGCCCAGTGAACTTTGAGTTGAGAGAGTAA
- the LOC130940205 gene encoding uncharacterized protein LOC130940205 yields the protein MEVYGKSMVAAPANVIYLSSILGQDGPVPVHKCDWKCQNENVCGNMYRCKLTGLTHICDKNCNQRILYDNHSSLCLASGKIFPLSQEEEQAVRGVRRKLDAENSLADSCGCKRRRDAQFHPSPFERSFSAVSPICSQVGDGMDMS from the coding sequence ATGGAGGTATATGGCAAATCTATGGTTGCAGCTCCTGCAAATGTTATTTATCTGTCAAGTATTTTGGGCCAAGATGGTCCTGTTCCTGTTCACAAATGTGACTGGAAATGTCAAAATGAAAATGTTTGCGGGAACATGTACCGCTGCAAGCTAACAGGGCTGACTCACATCTGTGATAAAAACTGTAACCAGAGAATTCTGTATGATAATCATAGCTCTCTTTGCCTAGCAAGTGGCAAAATTTTCCCCCTTTCGCAAGAAGAGGAACAAGCTGTGAGAGGTGTTCGCAGAAAGCTTGATGCAGAGAATTCGCTCGCTGATAGCTGTGGTTGTAAGCGGAGGCGTGATGCACAATTCCACCCGTCTCCTTTCGAGAGATCCTTCTCTGCTGTCAGTCCTATCTGCAGCCAAGTTGGAGATGGCATGGATATGAGCTAG
- the LOC130939693 gene encoding pathogenesis-related thaumatin-like protein 3.5: MYSSFYFICILKAAILWVMIDTEFCKFRFPPVPHMNKVVGTGACKFCLSLSWNMEEEDSYVMSSDCGIEQIIGTLAGYLSSSSSSPFIYQKLIIRPLYRKQYSWFLLNIFCIFTITNNCPYTIWPGTLSGAGSPSLATTGFRLDPGLSVKLTSVPGWSGRIWARTGCTFDATGTGKCQTGDCGGRLECDGNGAAPPTSLFEITLGKGTDQDYYDVSMVDGYNLPLLAQPRGVYGGAACNATGCVTDINRGCPKELQVVGGDGYQDEGGVVGCRSACEAFGSDQYCCSGAFANPTTCQPSYYSTIFKRACPRAYSYAFDDGTSTFTCKAYEYDIVFCPSSYRNKKPKGTVLPPPITVPPPPQSITEPYEKFQQDNSSSNAPLSFGVPTFLLVTRLFAILAMTQPLM, translated from the exons ATGTATTCAAGTTTCTACTTTATCTGTATTCTCAAGGCAGCCATATTATG GGTTATGATAGACACCGAGTTTTGTAAGTTCAGGTTCCCTCCAGTTCCTCATATGAACAAGGTTGTCG GTACAGGGGCTTGCAAATTCTGCTTGAGTCTGTCTTGGAATATGGAGGAAGAGGACAGTTATGTGATGAGCTCAG aTTGTGGCATTGAGCAAATAATTGGGACCTTAGCGGGATacttatcatcatcatcatcatcgccATTTATCTATCAAAAACTGATAATTAGACCTCTATATAGAAAGCAATACAGCTGGTTTCTTCTCAATATTTTCTG CATTTTCACAATAACCAACAACTGTCCCTATACTATATGGCCCGGTACCCTCTCCGGCGCAGGCTCGCCGTCACTTGCAACAACCGGATTCCGTCTAGATCCCGGCCTAAGTGTGAAACTCACAAGTGTTCCTGGGTGGTCCGGCCGGATATGGGCAAGGACTGGTTGCACTTTTGATGCAACCGGAACTGGCAAATGCCAAACCGGCGATTGCGGAGGAAGGCTTGAGTGTGATGGAAATGGTGCTGCTCCTCCTACCTCCTTGTTTGAGATAACGCTTGGTAAAGGCACTGATCAAGACTATTATGATGTGAGTATGGTAGATGGTTACAATTTACCATTGCTTGCTCAACCACGAGGTGTATATGGGGGTGCTGCTTGTAATGCCACAGGTTGTGTTACTGATATTAATAGAG GTTGTCCAAAAGAACTTCAAGTGGTTGGTGGAGATGGATACCAAGATGAAGGTGGTGTAGTAGGCTGTAGGAGTGCTTGTGAGGCATTTGGGTCAGACCAATACTGCTGCAGTGGAGCATTTGCAAACCCAACAACATGCCAGCCCTCTTATTATTCCACCATTTTCAAGAGGGCTTGTCCAAGAGCCTATAGCTATGCATTTGATGATGGAACAAGCACCTTCACTTGCAAAGCTTATGAATATGACATTGTTTTTTGTCCTAGCAGCTATAG GAACAAAAAACCAAAGGGTACAGTTCTTCCTCCACCAATTACAGTTCCTCCTCCACCACAATCTATAACAGAGCCCTACGAGAAATTTCAGCAGGACAATTCTTCTTCAAATGCTCCCTTGTCCTTTGGAGTTCCAACCTTTCTCTTGGTCACCAGGCTCTTCGCAATTCTGGCAATGACACAGCCATTGATGTGA